A window from Paraburkholderia acidiphila encodes these proteins:
- the rbsK gene encoding ribokinase, giving the protein MSGRVVILGIYVTDLAFRASRMPMIGETLAGSAFAMGPGGKGSNQAVAAARAGAQVVFCTRVGNDAFGDIARATWAAEGITARTQAVDGVATGAAHIFVDDTTGMNAIIVAAGAAATMEPSDAEAIEADIAASQVFVTQLEQPLAAARRGLELARRHGVKTVFNPAPAMALPDDIFPLCDYVTPNETEAQALTGIEIRNADDARRAADVLLAKGAGAVIVTLGEAGALLHTRADSVLLPAFNCGPVVETAGAGDGFTGGFAAALARGDDALTATRFGCALAGISVTRPGTAPSMPRKEEVDAMLARTASASAH; this is encoded by the coding sequence ATGAGCGGCCGTGTCGTCATCCTCGGCATCTATGTGACCGACCTCGCGTTCCGCGCGAGCCGCATGCCGATGATCGGCGAGACGCTCGCCGGCTCGGCGTTCGCGATGGGCCCCGGCGGCAAGGGCTCGAATCAGGCCGTGGCGGCGGCGCGCGCGGGCGCGCAGGTGGTCTTCTGCACACGCGTGGGCAACGACGCGTTCGGCGACATCGCACGCGCGACGTGGGCCGCCGAAGGCATCACGGCACGCACCCAGGCGGTGGACGGTGTGGCTACGGGCGCGGCGCATATCTTCGTGGACGACACGACCGGCATGAACGCGATCATCGTCGCGGCGGGCGCGGCGGCCACGATGGAGCCCAGCGACGCCGAAGCGATCGAAGCCGATATTGCGGCCTCCCAGGTATTCGTCACGCAGCTCGAGCAGCCGCTCGCGGCGGCGCGGCGCGGCCTCGAACTCGCGCGCCGGCACGGCGTGAAGACGGTGTTCAATCCGGCACCCGCCATGGCGCTGCCCGACGACATCTTCCCGCTGTGCGACTACGTTACGCCCAACGAGACCGAGGCGCAGGCACTGACCGGCATCGAAATCCGCAACGCCGACGACGCGCGCCGCGCCGCCGACGTGCTGCTCGCCAAGGGCGCGGGCGCGGTCATCGTGACGCTGGGCGAGGCCGGTGCGCTGTTGCATACGCGCGCTGACTCGGTCCTGCTGCCCGCATTCAATTGCGGCCCGGTGGTGGAGACGGCGGGCGCGGGCGACGGCTTCACGGGTGGCTTCGCGGCGGCGCTCGCACGCGGCGACGATGCGCTCACGGCCACGCGCTTCGGCTGCGCGCTGGCGGGCATTTCCGTCACGCGCCCAGGCACCGCGCCTTCCATGCCGAGAAAGGAAGAAGTGGACGCCATGCTCGCGCGCACGGCGAGCGCCAGCGCACATTGA
- a CDS encoding RbsD/FucU family protein, translating to MLKNLDPLLNADVLQALRAMGHGDELVVCDANFPADSVARATVLGKLLRIDGADAPRAVRAILSVLPLDTFVEAPAMRMEVVGEPNTIPTVQHEAQAEVDAAEGRSVPFAPIERHAFYARARKAYCVIATGETRGYGCFVFTKGVLLAPDAPRAKEPGQ from the coding sequence ATGCTGAAGAATCTTGACCCGCTTCTGAACGCCGATGTCCTGCAAGCGCTGCGCGCGATGGGTCACGGCGACGAACTCGTCGTTTGCGACGCCAACTTCCCCGCCGACTCAGTTGCGCGCGCAACGGTACTGGGCAAGCTGCTGCGCATCGACGGCGCCGATGCGCCCCGCGCCGTACGCGCGATCCTCTCCGTGCTGCCGCTCGACACCTTTGTCGAAGCCCCGGCCATGCGCATGGAAGTGGTGGGCGAGCCCAACACGATCCCCACGGTGCAGCACGAAGCGCAGGCCGAAGTCGATGCCGCGGAAGGCCGCTCGGTGCCGTTTGCGCCCATCGAGCGCCATGCGTTCTACGCGCGCGCCCGCAAAGCCTATTGCGTGATCGCCACCGGTGAAACGCGCGGTTACGGCTGCTTCGTGTTCACCAAAGGCGTGCTGCTCGCGCCCGATGCGCCGCGCGCTAAGGAGCCAGGCCAATGA
- a CDS encoding aldehyde dehydrogenase family protein yields MSVAEYFRTMDYGPAPEDDQPVRAWLAQHEATFGHFIDGAWRESGDGARFEVRAPATGEALAAVAQGGAADVAAAVAAARAAQPEWYAMGGAARARHLYALSRMVQRHSRLFAVLEALDNGKPIREARDIDIPLVARHFLHHAGWAQLQESELTGWSPLGVIGQIVPWNFPLLMLAWKVAPAIALGNCVVLKPAEYTPLTALLFAELAHRAGLPKGVLNVVTGDGSTGAALVEHPGVDKIAFTGSTEVGRLIRTATAGTGKSLTLELGGKSPFIVFDDADLDGAVEGVVDAIWFNQGQVCCAGSRLLVQEGVEARFIDKLKRRMATLRVGPSLDKGIDIGAIVDPVQLERIESLVETGRREGCNVWQPREVELPSSGCFYPPTLVTGIGPASTLAQEEIFGPVLAAMSFRTPEEAVALANNSRYGLAASVWSETIGRALDIAPRLQCGVVWINATNLFDASVGFGGYRESGFGREGGREGVYEYLKPAAWSKLPMRTQREARSPAQDVAHAGTGLDRTAKLFIGGKQVRPDSGYSHAVHAPNGEWAGEVGAGSRKDVRDAVVAARGAGKWTQMSTHARAQVLYYLAENLSARAEEFARQLTRRAGHDARAAEREVEMAIDRLFSYAAWADKFDGAVHTPPLRGVALAMHEALGVVGIACPDEAPLLGFVSLIAPALAMGNRVVALASEASPLAATDFYQVVETSDVPAGALNILTGERAALLPALAKHDDVDALWCFGTAADSALVERESVGNLKRTFVDHGRQVDWFDRTSAGLPFLRQAVQVKNIWIPYGD; encoded by the coding sequence ATGAGCGTAGCCGAGTATTTCCGAACGATGGATTACGGTCCCGCCCCCGAGGACGATCAGCCCGTGCGCGCGTGGCTCGCGCAGCACGAGGCCACGTTTGGGCATTTCATTGACGGCGCATGGCGCGAAAGTGGCGACGGTGCGCGCTTCGAAGTGCGCGCGCCCGCCACTGGCGAGGCGCTGGCGGCAGTGGCGCAAGGCGGCGCGGCCGATGTGGCGGCGGCCGTCGCGGCAGCGCGCGCGGCGCAGCCCGAGTGGTACGCCATGGGCGGCGCAGCGCGTGCGCGCCATCTCTACGCGCTTTCGCGCATGGTGCAGCGACACAGCCGCCTCTTTGCGGTGCTCGAAGCGCTCGACAACGGCAAGCCGATTCGGGAGGCGCGCGATATCGACATCCCGCTCGTGGCGCGCCATTTTCTGCATCACGCGGGTTGGGCGCAACTTCAGGAGAGCGAACTGACCGGCTGGTCGCCGCTTGGCGTGATCGGCCAGATCGTGCCGTGGAACTTCCCACTGCTGATGCTCGCGTGGAAAGTGGCGCCCGCCATCGCGCTCGGCAACTGCGTGGTGCTCAAGCCCGCCGAATACACGCCGCTTACCGCGCTCCTGTTCGCCGAACTGGCGCATCGCGCGGGGCTGCCCAAGGGCGTGCTCAACGTGGTGACGGGCGACGGCAGCACGGGCGCGGCGCTCGTCGAGCATCCCGGCGTCGACAAGATAGCCTTTACCGGCTCGACCGAAGTGGGCCGTCTTATTCGCACCGCCACGGCCGGCACGGGCAAGTCGCTCACGCTCGAACTCGGCGGCAAGTCGCCGTTCATCGTCTTCGACGACGCCGACCTCGACGGCGCGGTGGAAGGCGTGGTGGACGCCATCTGGTTCAACCAGGGCCAGGTGTGCTGCGCCGGTTCGCGCCTGCTCGTGCAGGAAGGCGTGGAAGCGCGCTTTATCGACAAGCTCAAGCGCCGCATGGCGACGCTGCGCGTGGGGCCGTCGCTCGACAAGGGCATCGACATTGGCGCGATTGTCGATCCGGTGCAGCTCGAACGCATCGAGTCGCTCGTGGAAACCGGGCGGCGCGAAGGCTGCAACGTATGGCAGCCGCGCGAAGTCGAACTGCCGTCTAGTGGCTGCTTCTATCCGCCTACGCTGGTAACAGGCATAGGGCCTGCTTCGACGCTCGCACAGGAAGAAATCTTCGGGCCGGTGCTCGCGGCCATGAGCTTTCGCACGCCGGAAGAGGCCGTCGCGCTCGCGAACAATTCGCGCTACGGGCTTGCCGCGAGCGTGTGGAGCGAGACCATCGGGCGTGCGCTCGACATCGCGCCGCGCCTGCAATGCGGCGTGGTGTGGATCAACGCGACGAACCTCTTCGACGCGAGCGTGGGCTTTGGCGGCTACCGTGAGTCGGGCTTCGGGCGCGAGGGCGGCCGCGAAGGCGTGTACGAATATCTGAAGCCCGCAGCATGGAGCAAGCTGCCGATGCGCACGCAACGCGAAGCGCGCTCGCCAGCACAGGACGTTGCGCACGCGGGAACCGGTCTCGATCGCACTGCGAAGCTTTTTATCGGCGGCAAGCAGGTGCGGCCCGATAGCGGTTATTCGCACGCCGTGCACGCGCCCAATGGCGAGTGGGCGGGCGAAGTCGGCGCGGGCAGCCGCAAGGACGTACGCGACGCCGTTGTCGCCGCGCGCGGCGCGGGCAAGTGGACGCAGATGAGCACGCACGCTCGCGCCCAGGTGCTGTACTACCTCGCGGAAAATCTGAGCGCGCGCGCCGAAGAATTCGCGCGGCAACTCACACGCCGCGCGGGGCATGACGCGCGAGCGGCCGAGCGTGAAGTGGAAATGGCCATCGACCGGCTGTTCAGCTACGCGGCGTGGGCCGACAAGTTCGACGGCGCGGTGCATACGCCGCCGTTGCGCGGCGTTGCGCTCGCGATGCACGAGGCGCTTGGCGTGGTCGGCATTGCTTGCCCCGACGAAGCGCCGCTGCTGGGATTCGTTTCGCTGATCGCACCGGCGCTCGCAATGGGCAATCGCGTCGTGGCCCTGGCGAGCGAGGCATCTCCGCTCGCGGCTACAGACTTTTATCAGGTCGTGGAGACTTCCGATGTGCCCGCCGGCGCGCTCAACATCCTGACCGGCGAGCGCGCGGCGCTGCTGCCGGCGCTGGCGAAGCACGACGACGTGGACGCGCTCTGGTGCTTCGGCACGGCGGCCGATTCCGCCCTCGTGGAGCGCGAATCGGTCGGCAACCTGAAGCGGACCTTCGTCGATCATGGCCGCCAGGTTGACTGGTTCGACCGGACGAGCGCAGGATTGCCGTTCCTGCGCCAGGCCGTGCAGGTGAAGAACATCTGGATACCGTACGGCGACTGA
- the deoC gene encoding deoxyribose-phosphate aldolase — protein MSEASTNSLVVLRGAPAQPAAHVARNAGVAFDAAWLDALRVNQSAVERRTATLGTRRAVKKDAQAAWLLKAITCIDLTTLNGDDTEGRVRRLCTKARHPVRADLLAALGFAPEAITTGAVCVYHRFVAAAVDALAGSGIPVAAVSTGFPAGLNPHALKLKEIEASVKDGAEEIDIVVTREYVLTGNWRALYDEVREFRAACGDAHLKAILATGDIRVLSNIARASMVCMMAGADFIKTSTGKEGTNATLDVSLVMVRMIREYRERTGALVGFKPAGGVSNAKTALAYQILMKEELGRPWLEPELFRFGASSLLADIERQLEHHVSGRYSAFHRHPVA, from the coding sequence ATGTCAGAAGCTTCAACGAACTCGCTCGTCGTGCTGCGCGGCGCGCCCGCCCAACCTGCTGCGCATGTCGCGCGCAACGCCGGCGTGGCGTTCGACGCGGCGTGGCTCGACGCCTTGCGCGTCAACCAGTCCGCCGTCGAACGGCGCACGGCCACGCTCGGCACGCGCCGCGCGGTCAAGAAGGACGCGCAGGCCGCGTGGCTCCTGAAGGCCATCACCTGCATCGATCTCACCACGCTCAACGGCGACGACACCGAAGGCCGCGTGCGGCGCCTTTGCACGAAGGCGCGCCACCCCGTGCGCGCCGATCTGCTGGCCGCGCTCGGCTTCGCGCCCGAGGCCATCACGACGGGCGCGGTGTGCGTGTACCACCGCTTCGTCGCGGCGGCCGTGGACGCGCTGGCGGGCAGCGGCATTCCCGTCGCGGCGGTTTCCACCGGCTTTCCTGCCGGCCTCAATCCGCATGCGCTCAAGCTGAAGGAAATCGAAGCCTCCGTTAAGGACGGCGCCGAGGAAATCGACATTGTCGTGACGCGCGAGTACGTGCTCACCGGCAACTGGCGCGCGCTCTATGATGAAGTGCGCGAGTTCCGCGCGGCGTGCGGCGACGCGCACCTGAAGGCGATTCTCGCCACCGGCGACATTCGCGTGCTGTCGAACATCGCCCGCGCCTCGATGGTCTGCATGATGGCCGGCGCGGATTTCATCAAGACGTCCACGGGCAAGGAAGGCACCAACGCCACGCTCGACGTTTCGCTCGTCATGGTGCGCATGATCCGCGAGTACCGCGAGCGCACCGGCGCGCTGGTGGGTTTCAAGCCCGCGGGCGGCGTATCGAACGCCAAAACCGCGCTCGCGTACCAGATCCTCATGAAGGAAGAGCTGGGGCGCCCTTGGCTCGAGCCCGAACTGTTCCGCTTCGGCGCGTCGAGTCTGCTTGCCGACATCGAGCGCCAGCTCGAACATCACGTGAGCGGCCGCTATTCCGCCTTCCACCGCCACCCCGTAGCCTGA
- a CDS encoding GNAT family N-acetyltransferase, with translation MAGAILIRDVAPADRDAWLHLWAGYNAFYETSVAPHISERTWQRMLDVNAPLFTRVAEVEGKLAGFSLCVLHEGTWVDAPICYLEDLFVDPGCRGQGVGRRLIEDLIALARSRAWSRLYWHTREDNPARKLYDEFAKADDFVRYRLQF, from the coding sequence ATGGCCGGGGCGATCCTTATCCGCGACGTCGCGCCCGCCGACCGCGACGCGTGGCTCCACCTTTGGGCCGGCTACAACGCGTTCTACGAAACGAGCGTCGCGCCGCATATCAGCGAGCGAACCTGGCAGCGCATGCTCGATGTGAACGCGCCGCTGTTTACGCGTGTCGCTGAAGTCGAAGGGAAGCTGGCGGGATTCAGCCTGTGCGTGCTGCATGAAGGCACGTGGGTCGACGCGCCCATCTGCTATCTGGAAGACCTGTTCGTCGATCCGGGCTGCCGCGGCCAGGGCGTGGGCAGACGGCTCATCGAAGACCTCATCGCACTGGCGCGTTCGCGCGCATGGTCGCGTCTTTACTGGCACACGCGCGAGGACAACCCCGCTCGCAAGCTCTACGACGAATTCGCCAAAGCCGACGATTTCGTGCGGTATCGGTTGCAGTTCTAA
- a CDS encoding GNAT family N-acetyltransferase, which yields MSARLNEFQQPIGDPVTGWQPRERPARVTIEGQFCRIEPIDLDRHATDLFEAYGAAADGRDWTYLFAEPFTDFAAFREYLAKAAASSDPFHYAVIDRASGKAVGTFALMRIEPVHGVIEVGSVTFSPRLKQTPVSTEAQYLLMRYAFDDLGYRRYEWKCDSLNAPSRKTALRLGFQFEGIFRQAIVYKGRNRDTAWFAIIDQDWPLVKAAFEKWLSKENFDAHGKQRASLASLREPAAS from the coding sequence ATGTCAGCAAGACTGAACGAATTCCAGCAGCCTATTGGCGACCCTGTCACCGGCTGGCAGCCGCGCGAGCGGCCCGCGCGCGTGACGATCGAGGGTCAGTTCTGCCGCATCGAGCCCATTGACCTCGACCGGCATGCCACCGATCTCTTCGAAGCCTACGGCGCGGCGGCCGACGGGCGCGACTGGACCTATCTGTTCGCCGAGCCGTTCACCGACTTCGCGGCGTTTCGCGAGTACCTTGCGAAAGCGGCCGCGTCGAGCGACCCGTTCCACTACGCCGTGATCGACCGCGCGAGCGGCAAGGCCGTGGGCACGTTCGCGCTCATGCGCATCGAGCCGGTGCATGGCGTGATCGAAGTGGGCAGCGTGACGTTTTCGCCGCGCCTGAAGCAAACGCCGGTTTCGACCGAGGCGCAGTACCTGCTGATGCGCTACGCGTTCGACGACCTCGGCTATCGGCGCTACGAATGGAAATGCGACAGCCTCAACGCACCTTCGCGCAAGACGGCGTTGCGTCTGGGCTTCCAGTTCGAGGGCATTTTCCGCCAGGCGATCGTGTACAAGGGCCGCAACCGCGACACCGCGTGGTTCGCCATCATCGACCAGGACTGGCCGCTCGTGAAAGCCGCGTTCGAGAAGTGGCTCTCGAAAGAGAACTTCGACGCGCACGGCAAGCAGCGCGCCTCGCTTGCCAGCTTGAGAGAACCGGCGGCGTCCTGA
- a CDS encoding MFS transporter, translating into MAHTPAQGAAGSRSPDETGPPGQGAAQRGKAASLALLLLAQVAAMGVWFSSSTVVALIKQAHAIAAFDEALLTSAVQCGFVAGTIASALLSLPDRYDLRKLLAGSALVAALATASLAFLPPVGGAVIVLRFVTGMCMAGVYPVGMRLAATWAKGDLGLLVGLLVGALTLGSASPHLLAATGGLDWRTIYGVAAACAACAAVLIGFAGIGPNIRRATRIDFAKVTQAWRQPALRLANLGYLGHMWELYAMWAWLALFLQQTFLARGVANARTRAEWMTFSVIAIGAAGAWLGGVLADRVGRTAVTVGTMATSATCAALMGWLADAPLAVMIAVALVWGVSVIADSAQFSASVAELADADSVGTLLTAQTCAGFLLTLVSIHLVPYAVAWLGWRGGFGMLAVGPALGCVAMLRLRRHPDAVRLAGGRR; encoded by the coding sequence ATGGCGCACACGCCTGCTCAAGGCGCTGCCGGTTCCCGTTCTCCTGACGAAACGGGGCCGCCAGGGCAAGGCGCGGCGCAGCGCGGCAAGGCCGCGTCGCTCGCTTTGCTGCTGCTCGCGCAGGTGGCGGCGATGGGCGTGTGGTTTTCGTCGAGCACGGTGGTGGCCCTCATCAAGCAGGCGCATGCCATTGCCGCGTTCGACGAGGCTCTGCTCACGAGCGCCGTACAGTGCGGCTTCGTGGCCGGAACCATCGCGTCCGCGCTGCTTTCGCTGCCCGACCGTTACGATCTGCGCAAGCTGCTCGCAGGTTCCGCGCTCGTGGCGGCCCTCGCGACCGCCTCGCTCGCGTTCCTGCCTCCGGTTGGCGGCGCGGTCATCGTGCTGAGGTTCGTGACGGGCATGTGCATGGCAGGCGTCTATCCCGTCGGCATGCGGCTCGCGGCCACCTGGGCGAAGGGCGATCTCGGCCTCCTCGTTGGGCTGCTGGTCGGCGCGCTCACGCTCGGCTCGGCGAGCCCCCATTTGCTGGCGGCGACGGGCGGACTCGACTGGCGCACGATCTATGGCGTCGCCGCCGCGTGCGCGGCGTGCGCCGCGGTGCTGATCGGCTTTGCGGGCATCGGGCCGAATATCCGGCGCGCCACGCGCATCGACTTTGCCAAGGTCACGCAGGCGTGGCGCCAACCCGCGTTGCGGCTCGCCAATCTCGGCTACCTCGGCCACATGTGGGAGCTTTACGCCATGTGGGCGTGGCTCGCGCTGTTCCTCCAGCAAACCTTTCTCGCGCGCGGCGTGGCCAATGCCCGCACGCGCGCGGAATGGATGACCTTCAGCGTGATCGCGATCGGCGCGGCGGGCGCGTGGCTCGGCGGCGTACTGGCGGACCGCGTGGGGCGCACGGCCGTCACGGTCGGTACAATGGCGACGAGCGCAACGTGCGCGGCGCTCATGGGCTGGCTGGCTGACGCGCCGCTCGCCGTGATGATTGCGGTCGCGCTCGTGTGGGGTGTCTCGGTGATCGCCGATTCCGCGCAGTTTTCGGCGAGCGTGGCCGAACTGGCGGACGCGGACTCGGTCGGCACGCTGCTGACCGCGCAAACCTGCGCGGGTTTTTTGCTCACGCTGGTGAGCATTCACCTCGTGCCATACGCGGTGGCGTGGCTCGGATGGCGCGGCGGTTTCGGCATGCTGGCCGTGGGGCCGGCGCTAGGTTGCGTCGCGATGCTGCGATTGCGCCGTCATCCCGATGCGGTGAGGCTCGCAGGCGGGCGGCGTTGA
- a CDS encoding flavin reductase, which produces MVDKSLFRDAMAGLGAAVNIVTTDGDAGRAGCTASAVCGVTDEPPTLLVCINRTSRNNAILRENGRLCVNVLAADQREVATRFATKDIDMDERFALADWYRLETGAPALRGAVSSFDCHITRTTEVGTHTVFFCEIKAARMVGGRDGLIWFGRAFHRVLAQVHAAAAV; this is translated from the coding sequence ATGGTAGACAAATCCCTCTTTCGCGACGCCATGGCCGGTCTTGGGGCCGCCGTGAACATCGTCACCACCGACGGCGACGCCGGGCGCGCGGGCTGCACGGCGTCCGCGGTGTGCGGCGTGACGGACGAGCCGCCCACGCTGCTCGTCTGCATCAATCGCACGAGCCGCAACAACGCGATCCTGCGCGAGAACGGCCGGCTTTGCGTGAACGTGCTGGCGGCCGACCAGCGCGAGGTGGCTACGCGCTTCGCCACGAAAGACATCGACATGGACGAACGGTTCGCGCTCGCCGACTGGTATCGCCTCGAAACGGGCGCGCCGGCGTTGCGCGGCGCGGTGAGTTCGTTCGATTGCCACATCACGCGCACGACCGAGGTCGGCACGCACACGGTGTTCTTCTGCGAGATCAAGGCGGCGCGCATGGTGGGCGGGCGTGACGGGCTGATCTGGTTCGGCCGCGCGTTTCATCGCGTGCTCGCGCAGGTGCACGCGGCCGCGGCGGTCTGA
- a CDS encoding LLM class flavin-dependent oxidoreductase: protein MPREIRLNAFDMNCVGHIQQGLWTHPRDQSSRYTELQYWTDYAKKLEQGLFDGIFFADVVGVYDVYGGNADAALRGAVQVPVNDPTLVIPAMAAVTQHLGFGVTANLTYEQPFLFARRMSTLDHLTGGRIGWNIVTGYLDSAARAIGMDGQNAHDDRYDLADEYMSLVYKLWEGSWDDDAVVNDRAGGIYADPARVRMIHHRGPQYKVDAMHLCAPSPQRTPVLYQAGSSTRGRRFAATHAECVFINGQKMEGVKEIVGDIRRQAMQLGRAADDVKVFLGATLIVGRTDSEAREKFEEYRRYASSEAALAHAAASLGIDFARYDLDEPIDTGKSQAIVSNVDAMTRSAGPQWTRRKLLEQMVLGSRQAPWVGSAQHLADTLIEWSETAGVDGFNLSRTVVPECFDDVVELLVPELQTRGAYKRAYREGTLREKLSGGARLPASHTAARYRGAHANDA from the coding sequence ATGCCGCGTGAAATCCGTCTGAACGCTTTCGACATGAACTGCGTGGGCCACATTCAGCAAGGCTTGTGGACGCATCCACGCGACCAGTCGAGCCGCTATACGGAGCTGCAATACTGGACCGACTACGCGAAAAAGCTCGAGCAGGGCCTTTTCGACGGCATTTTCTTCGCGGATGTCGTGGGCGTGTACGACGTCTACGGCGGCAACGCGGACGCCGCGCTGCGCGGCGCGGTGCAGGTGCCGGTGAACGATCCCACGCTCGTGATTCCGGCGATGGCCGCGGTTACGCAGCATCTGGGCTTTGGCGTGACGGCCAATCTCACCTACGAGCAGCCGTTTCTGTTCGCGCGGCGCATGTCCACGCTCGACCATCTCACGGGTGGGCGCATCGGCTGGAACATCGTGACGGGCTATCTCGACAGCGCGGCTCGCGCGATCGGCATGGATGGCCAGAACGCCCACGACGACCGCTACGATCTGGCCGACGAATACATGTCGCTCGTGTACAAGCTCTGGGAAGGCAGTTGGGACGACGATGCCGTTGTCAATGACCGTGCCGGCGGCATTTACGCGGACCCAGCGCGCGTGCGCATGATTCATCATCGCGGGCCGCAGTACAAGGTGGATGCGATGCACCTGTGCGCGCCGTCGCCGCAGCGCACGCCCGTGCTGTACCAGGCGGGATCGTCCACGCGCGGCCGGCGTTTTGCCGCGACGCACGCCGAGTGCGTGTTCATCAACGGTCAGAAGATGGAAGGCGTGAAGGAGATTGTCGGGGACATCCGGCGCCAGGCCATGCAACTCGGGCGCGCGGCCGACGACGTGAAGGTTTTTCTTGGCGCAACGCTGATCGTCGGGCGCACGGATAGCGAAGCACGCGAGAAGTTCGAAGAGTACCGGCGCTACGCGAGTTCCGAAGCGGCGCTCGCGCACGCGGCGGCGTCGCTTGGCATCGACTTCGCGCGCTACGATCTCGACGAGCCGATCGACACCGGCAAGAGCCAGGCGATCGTGTCCAACGTCGACGCCATGACGCGCAGCGCCGGGCCGCAATGGACGCGCCGCAAGCTGCTCGAACAGATGGTGCTCGGCAGCCGCCAGGCGCCATGGGTGGGTTCGGCGCAGCACCTCGCGGATACGTTGATCGAATGGAGCGAAACGGCTGGCGTGGATGGTTTCAATCTCTCGCGCACGGTGGTGCCGGAGTGCTTCGACGACGTTGTCGAACTGCTGGTGCCGGAACTGCAAACCCGCGGCGCGTACAAACGCGCGTATCGTGAGGGCACCTTGCGCGAAAAACTCTCCGGCGGCGCGCGCCTGCCGGCATCGCACACGGCGGCACGGTATCGCGGCGCGCACGCAAACGACGCATGA
- a CDS encoding helix-turn-helix domain-containing protein — MNRPLTDPTSAISTRVRIERESRGWSLADMAERSGVSKAMISKIERGEASPTATVLGRLSGAFGLQLSMLLALAEQTGERLSRAADQQIWQDPETGYTRRAVSPRNGGMLELVEIELPGGVRVAYPASAFTFQHQQIWVRSGTLVFEEGEQVHTLEAGDCLQLGPPAACTFFNPGNGPCVYAVALVRR; from the coding sequence ATGAATCGACCGCTCACCGATCCCACCTCTGCTATCTCCACGCGCGTGCGCATCGAGCGCGAATCGCGCGGCTGGTCGCTCGCGGACATGGCCGAGCGCTCGGGCGTGTCCAAGGCGATGATCAGCAAGATCGAGCGCGGCGAGGCGAGCCCCACGGCGACCGTGCTCGGCCGGCTTTCGGGCGCATTCGGCCTGCAGCTCTCCATGCTGCTCGCGCTCGCCGAGCAAACGGGCGAGCGTTTGAGCCGCGCCGCCGATCAGCAGATCTGGCAAGACCCCGAAACCGGCTATACGCGCCGAGCCGTCTCGCCGCGCAACGGCGGCATGCTCGAACTCGTGGAAATCGAGTTGCCGGGCGGGGTTCGTGTTGCGTATCCAGCATCGGCGTTTACGTTCCAGCATCAGCAGATCTGGGTGCGCAGCGGCACGCTCGTATTCGAGGAAGGCGAGCAGGTTCATACGCTCGAAGCGGGCGACTGCCTGCAGCTCGGGCCGCCTGCCGCCTGCACGTTCTTCAATCCGGGCAACGGCCCGTGCGTCTACGCAGTGGCGCTCGTCCGCCGCTGA
- a CDS encoding VOC family protein gives MNDAIQAMKLNHLSFPSSDTAATAAFFERHLGFTVAGTWDRSFILKRPGYDVVIDHASGDAPAWPENFHVGFELPSLDAVRDLYERFAAEGVHMETGIFNNGRGSRFFCRAPGGVMFEMNTRVDAAPEFRGTFDN, from the coding sequence ATGAATGACGCGATTCAAGCCATGAAGCTCAATCACCTGAGCTTCCCCTCTTCCGATACTGCCGCAACGGCGGCCTTCTTCGAACGCCATCTGGGATTCACCGTAGCGGGCACGTGGGACCGGTCGTTTATCCTCAAACGCCCCGGCTACGACGTGGTGATCGACCACGCAAGCGGCGACGCGCCGGCGTGGCCCGAGAACTTCCATGTGGGCTTCGAATTGCCGAGCCTCGACGCCGTGCGCGACCTGTATGAGCGCTTCGCGGCAGAGGGCGTCCATATGGAGACCGGCATCTTCAACAATGGCCGCGGGTCGCGATTCTTCTGCCGCGCGCCGGGCGGCGTGATGTTCGAGATGAATACTCGCGTGGACGCCGCACCTGAATTTCGCGGGACGTTTGACAACTGA